The following are encoded together in the Chitinophagaceae bacterium genome:
- a CDS encoding cold shock domain-containing protein: MKEGIVKFFNESKGFGFIKESGSSKEHFVHISGLIDSPIREDDEVTFDLIEGKRGLNAVNVRLSK, encoded by the coding sequence ATGAAAGAAGGAATAGTAAAGTTTTTCAATGAATCTAAAGGATTTGGATTCATAAAAGAGTCGGGGTCAAGTAAAGAGCATTTTGTTCATATCTCAGGATTAATAGATTCTCCTATAAGAGAAGATGACGAAGTAACTTTTGATCTCATAGAAGGAAAAAGAGGACTCAATGCAGTTAACGTTCGTTTATCTAAATAA
- a CDS encoding PorP/SprF family type IX secretion system membrane protein, which yields MKIKHYSYILFVAFIFSFQNGKAQHQQVITQYMFHGLVLNPAYAGTTGGFTTTLINKGIPFTAHNISSFQSLFVQSPLYKNRIGVGAMFNRSNLSIHNIYEILGMYAYKIRIPKGILSFGMQTGIIYGNSNYTELIAKDINDPVIQNTYALKPNFGLGIYYYNDNFYAGISVPYILKNSTFNLTNTALIADDPRYYYFTSGIVTPIHRYIKIHPSALLFLAEGNTFGYNLNFMFIVDDFIYFGTSYKSSNSISLITQLNLGDAIVAGYSYDFYFDKLSSFIKSNHELVIKYKLNLSVYKQYKRYDPRHF from the coding sequence ATGAAAATAAAACATTACTCTTATATTCTTTTTGTAGCTTTTATATTCTCTTTTCAAAACGGAAAAGCACAGCACCAACAAGTCATTACTCAATATATGTTTCATGGACTTGTTTTAAATCCCGCATATGCGGGAACAACAGGTGGATTCACTACCACACTCATAAATAAAGGAATTCCATTTACGGCGCATAATATCAGTTCCTTTCAATCACTCTTTGTACAATCTCCTCTTTATAAAAATAGAATAGGAGTAGGCGCAATGTTTAATAGATCTAATTTGAGTATTCACAACATTTATGAAATACTAGGAATGTATGCTTATAAAATAAGAATTCCAAAAGGAATACTATCATTTGGAATGCAAACAGGCATCATTTATGGAAACTCTAACTACACAGAACTCATAGCTAAGGATATAAATGACCCCGTTATTCAAAATACATACGCTCTCAAACCTAATTTTGGACTCGGGATCTATTATTATAATGATAATTTTTATGCGGGAATATCCGTTCCTTACATTCTAAAAAATAGCACCTTTAACCTCACAAATACAGCCCTGATTGCTGACGATCCGAGATATTACTACTTTACATCAGGAATAGTAACACCTATACATAGATATATAAAAATCCATCCTTCTGCACTTTTATTTCTCGCAGAAGGAAATACTTTTGGATACAACTTAAACTTTATGTTTATCGTAGATGATTTTATTTATTTTGGAACCTCATACAAAAGCTCAAATAGCATATCTCTTATAACACAACTCAACTTAGGCGATGCCATAGTAGCCGGATACTCTTATGATTTTTACTTTGATAAACTCTCCTCTTTTATAAAAAGTAATCATGAGCTAGTTATTAAATATAAATTAAATCTTTCCGTATATAAACAATACAAAAGATATGATCCAAGACATTTCTAA